The DNA segment CTGCGGCGACACGAAGGTCGTGGAGAAGGGGAAGGGGGACGGGATCTTCATCACCACCGCCGGGGTCGGCGTCGCGGTGGGCGGGTGGAAGCCGCGCCCCGCGAACGTCCGGCCGGGGGACCGGATCCTTCTCACGGGGACGATGGGAGACCACCAGGTGGCGGTGCTGATCGCACGGCAGCGGCTTTCCCTCGAGGCTCCCGTGCTCTCCGATGTGGCCCCCCTCTCCGGCCTGCTGCTGCCGGTCGTCGAGCGGTTCGGCGGCAGGGTCCGGTTCATGAGGGACCCCACGCGCGGCGGCGTGGGGGTGACGCTGAACGAGATGGCGGCGTCGGCGAACGCCCGGTTCGTCCTCGACGAGGGGCGGCTCCCCGTCCGGGAGGCGGTGCGCGGCGTCTGCGAGATCCTGGGATTCGACCCGCTCTACCTCGCCAACGAGGGGAAGGCCGTGCTGATCGTGGACGGAGGGGCGGCGGCGGAGATCGTGTCCGCGCTCCGGGAACATCCGCTCGGCCGCGAAGCGGCGGCGGTCGGAGAGGTCCGCGAAGGGGCGCGCGGCGTGCGGATGCGGACCGTGTCGGGAGGATTGCGGGCCGTCGA comes from the Deltaproteobacteria bacterium genome and includes:
- a CDS encoding hydrogenase expression/formation protein HypE — its product is CGDTKVVEKGKGDGIFITTAGVGVAVGGWKPRPANVRPGDRILLTGTMGDHQVAVLIARQRLSLEAPVLSDVAPLSGLLLPVVERFGGRVRFMRDPTRGGVGVTLNEMAASANARFVLDEGRLPVREAVRGVCEILGFDPLYLANEGKAVLIVDGGAAAEIVSALREHPLGREAAAVGEVREGARGVRMRTVSGGLRAVDYPVGDQLPRIC